A part of Streptomyces sp. NBC_01210 genomic DNA contains:
- a CDS encoding carbohydrate ABC transporter permease — protein MTTVAPGRTDRADSGAGSGKGDARRRLPRIPDRIRHGGLPYLLLLPAVVLELLVHLIPMVMGIVMSFRRLTQFYIRNWGEAPWAALDNYKVAVDFDAPIGQALLHSFYVTCLFTVFAVGLSWLFGVGAAIMMQENFRGRGFLRAVFLTPYALPVYAAVITWAFMFQRDNGLINHVLHDQLGLTDQPSFWLIGDNSFIALVVVAVWKSWPFAFLIVMAGLQNIPRELYEAAAIDGAGVWQQIRKITLPSLRPVNQVLVLVLFLWTFNDFNTPYVLFGRAAPEAADLISVHIYQSSFVAWNFGSGSAMSVLLLLFLLLVTAVHLLLTSRGRRGADA, from the coding sequence ATGACCACCGTGGCTCCCGGCCGGACGGACCGGGCCGACAGCGGTGCGGGCTCGGGCAAGGGGGACGCGCGCAGACGACTTCCGCGTATCCCGGACCGTATCCGCCACGGCGGTCTGCCCTATCTCCTGCTCCTGCCGGCCGTCGTGCTCGAACTGCTCGTCCATCTCATTCCGATGGTCATGGGCATCGTGATGAGCTTCCGCCGACTCACGCAGTTCTACATCCGCAACTGGGGCGAGGCCCCCTGGGCGGCGCTCGACAACTACAAGGTCGCCGTCGACTTCGACGCGCCGATCGGCCAGGCCCTGCTCCACTCCTTCTACGTCACCTGCCTGTTCACCGTCTTCGCCGTCGGACTGTCCTGGCTGTTCGGCGTCGGCGCGGCGATCATGATGCAGGAGAACTTCCGCGGCCGCGGCTTCCTGCGTGCCGTCTTCCTCACCCCGTACGCCCTGCCGGTGTACGCCGCCGTCATCACCTGGGCCTTCATGTTCCAGCGCGACAACGGCCTGATCAACCATGTGCTGCACGACCAGCTCGGCCTCACCGACCAGCCGTCCTTCTGGCTGATCGGCGACAACAGCTTCATCGCGCTGGTCGTGGTCGCGGTCTGGAAGTCCTGGCCGTTCGCCTTCCTCATCGTCATGGCGGGGCTGCAGAACATCCCGCGCGAGCTGTACGAGGCGGCGGCGATCGACGGCGCAGGCGTCTGGCAGCAGATCCGCAAGATCACGCTGCCGTCGCTGCGCCCGGTCAACCAGGTACTGGTGCTCGTGCTGTTCCTGTGGACCTTCAACGACTTCAACACGCCGTATGTGCTGTTCGGCAGGGCCGCTCCGGAGGCCGCCGACCTGATCTCGGTCCATATCTACCAGTCGTCGTTCGTCGCCTGGAACTTCGGCTCGGGATCCGCGATGTCGGTCCTGCTGCTGTTGTTCCTGCTGCTGGTGACGGCCGTCCATCTGCTGCTCACCTCCCGTGGAAGGAGGGGCGCCGATGCCTAA
- a CDS encoding carbohydrate ABC transporter permease produces the protein MPKPPRSPSAPPQSFLWTRRVVLTFLTAFALLPVYVMVSSSVKPLQDVSGKFQWIPSGLTIRPYFDIWNTVPLARYFLNSLIVAGAATVLSVVIAVFAAYAVSRYRFHGRRVFTITVLSTQMFPGILFLLPLFLIFVNIGNSTGIALYGSRGGLILTYLTFSLPFSIWMLIGYFDSIPRDLDEAAMVDGCGPLGALFRVVVPAAVPGIVAVAVYAFMTAWGEVLFASVMTNDVTRTLSVGLKGYATQNDVYWNQVMAASLVVSVPVVAGFLLLQRYLVAGLTAGAVK, from the coding sequence ATGCCTAAGCCGCCCAGGTCTCCGAGTGCGCCGCCGCAGTCGTTTCTCTGGACGCGCCGCGTCGTGCTGACGTTCCTCACGGCGTTCGCGCTGCTTCCCGTCTATGTGATGGTCAGCAGCTCGGTCAAGCCGCTGCAGGACGTGTCGGGGAAGTTCCAGTGGATTCCGTCGGGGCTCACGATCCGGCCGTACTTCGACATCTGGAACACCGTTCCGCTCGCCCGCTACTTCCTCAACTCACTGATCGTGGCGGGTGCGGCGACCGTCCTGTCGGTGGTGATCGCGGTGTTCGCCGCGTACGCCGTGAGCCGCTACCGATTCCACGGCCGACGGGTCTTCACCATCACGGTGCTGTCCACCCAGATGTTCCCCGGCATCCTCTTCCTGCTTCCGCTGTTCCTGATCTTCGTCAATATCGGGAACAGCACCGGCATCGCCCTGTACGGCTCACGCGGCGGGCTGATCCTCACCTATCTGACGTTCTCGCTCCCCTTCTCCATCTGGATGCTGATCGGCTACTTCGACTCGATCCCGCGGGATCTGGACGAGGCCGCGATGGTGGACGGCTGCGGACCGCTCGGCGCGCTCTTCCGGGTCGTGGTGCCGGCCGCCGTCCCCGGCATCGTCGCCGTGGCCGTCTACGCGTTCATGACGGCCTGGGGCGAAGTGCTGTTCGCCTCCGTGATGACGAACGACGTCACCCGCACGCTCTCCGTCGGGCTCAAGGGCTACGCCACCCAGAACGACGTCTACTGGAACCAGGTCATGGCCGCTTCGCTTGTCGTCAGCGTGCCGGTGGTCGCCGGGTTCCTGCTGCTCCAGCGCTATCTCGTCGCCGGCCTCACCGCGGGCGCCGTCAAGTGA
- a CDS encoding acyl-CoA thioesterase yields MTQHETTVERGIVEPGYTHFDELDSMGFVHNARYMVLVERALTTFWARKGFAFTDGKYTHPDVFLAVAEFSISYRAPIRGTGEIGIHLWIDKLSDSSAVYGFRVLSADGGVVHAEGQRVHIRLDPKTLRPTSWSPAFHEVAETLL; encoded by the coding sequence ATGACCCAGCACGAGACGACCGTGGAGCGCGGCATCGTCGAACCCGGCTACACGCACTTCGACGAGCTCGATTCGATGGGCTTCGTGCACAACGCCCGCTACATGGTGCTGGTGGAACGGGCGTTGACCACATTCTGGGCACGCAAAGGATTCGCGTTCACCGACGGGAAGTACACCCACCCCGACGTGTTCCTGGCTGTGGCGGAGTTCTCGATCAGTTACCGGGCACCCATTCGCGGCACCGGTGAGATCGGCATCCACCTCTGGATAGACAAACTCTCCGACTCCAGCGCGGTGTACGGATTCCGCGTACTGTCCGCGGACGGCGGCGTGGTGCATGCCGAGGGGCAGCGAGTGCACATCCGGCTCGACCCCAAGACGCTGCGCCCCACGTCATGGAGCCCTGCCTTCCACGAGGTTGCAGAGACCCTGCTCTGA
- a CDS encoding proline iminopeptidase-family hydrolase — MTALDGATVIEGTVEWQGHKTWYRVVSLPDPGSGQGPEQTPLVICHGGPGLTHDYLTSVAELVSTGRTCVLYDQVGNGRSEHHGDAPAQFWKPELFVDELQVLIGHLGIADDFHVLGHSWGGMLALELAVRRPPGLRSIVVADGFASSWTYREEVARLLRELPPDVREPIERHEAAGTTGSPEYQTAVRAFYGRHVCRARPVPGELRRTLEYVGTNPTVYEAMMGPSEFTMTGTLRSWDIRDRLDRVRVPVLLVSGRHDEVTPRAVEEIQRGVPQAEWVLFEESSHMPHLEEPVRFRTVVETFLARQSGPTAGTATIVGRG, encoded by the coding sequence TTGACGGCACTGGACGGCGCAACCGTGATCGAGGGCACGGTGGAGTGGCAGGGGCATAAGACGTGGTACCGCGTGGTGAGTTTGCCCGACCCTGGCTCCGGCCAGGGTCCCGAGCAGACTCCGCTGGTGATCTGCCACGGCGGCCCGGGGCTGACCCACGACTACCTCACCTCGGTCGCCGAGCTCGTGAGCACGGGGCGGACCTGCGTGCTGTACGACCAGGTCGGCAACGGGCGCTCCGAGCACCACGGGGACGCCCCTGCCCAATTCTGGAAGCCCGAGTTGTTCGTGGACGAACTTCAGGTACTGATCGGTCACTTGGGCATCGCAGACGACTTTCACGTACTGGGACACTCGTGGGGTGGGATGCTGGCGCTTGAGCTGGCCGTCCGGCGGCCGCCGGGGCTGAGGTCGATCGTCGTCGCCGACGGATTCGCGTCGTCGTGGACCTACCGCGAGGAAGTCGCCCGGCTGCTGAGGGAACTTCCCCCGGACGTACGGGAGCCGATCGAGCGCCACGAGGCGGCGGGAACCACCGGCTCGCCGGAGTATCAGACGGCGGTACGTGCCTTCTACGGACGTCATGTGTGCCGCGCCCGTCCCGTGCCCGGTGAACTCCGTCGAACCCTTGAGTACGTGGGAACCAATCCCACGGTGTACGAAGCCATGATGGGGCCCAGTGAATTCACCATGACCGGAACTCTGCGGAGCTGGGACATCCGCGACCGACTCGACCGGGTGCGGGTTCCCGTGCTGCTCGTATCCGGACGGCACGACGAAGTGACGCCCCGCGCCGTCGAGGAGATCCAACGCGGCGTGCCCCAGGCTGAGTGGGTCCTCTTCGAGGAGTCGAGCCACATGCCGCATCTCGAGGAACCCGTCCGTTTTCGCACGGTGGTCGAAACGTTCCTCGCACGGCAGAGCGGCCCGACGGCTGGAACGGCAACGATCGTCGGGCGTGGTTAG
- a CDS encoding MFS transporter — MIPEARSAPATTPVPDTLAEPVTRVGRRFVGGIALVSLGMWTALYTPIQVLLAQQLETIDPGHKESALGLVTGLGAVIALVATPIAGALSDRTTSRFGRRRPWLAGGALGTALGLGILAPQTTVTGVALGWCLVQLSLSAMLAGLVAEVPDHVPIAQRAVVSAWVGATQPLAVVLGTVLVTVAVSGPHSGYPLVAAVVVLFAVPFVSSVKDARLPRSAVPAVGLSRFLAGFWISPRRHRDFALAWLTRLLVQLGNATGTLYLLYFLRDEVHYEQRFPGREAEQGLLTLVVLYTVGIVLTAFIGGVVSDRLGRRKSLVTASGVVIALGSALLAIWPTWPTALVAASLMGLGYGVYVSVDQALITQVLPTAGDRGRDLGVINIANSIPHVLAPAIAAVLVTHFGGYPALFAFTAALTLLGAVLVQWIRSVP; from the coding sequence ATGATCCCTGAAGCCCGGTCCGCCCCTGCCACCACCCCTGTGCCGGACACGCTCGCCGAACCGGTCACGCGGGTCGGCCGAAGGTTCGTGGGCGGCATCGCGCTCGTCAGTCTGGGCATGTGGACCGCGTTGTACACCCCGATACAGGTACTGCTCGCCCAGCAGCTGGAGACGATCGACCCGGGCCACAAGGAGTCGGCACTCGGTCTGGTCACCGGGCTCGGCGCGGTGATAGCACTGGTCGCCACCCCGATCGCGGGCGCCCTGTCGGACCGCACCACCTCGCGTTTCGGCCGCCGCAGGCCCTGGCTGGCCGGCGGCGCGCTGGGCACAGCGCTGGGCCTGGGGATCCTGGCCCCGCAGACCACGGTGACAGGCGTCGCGCTCGGCTGGTGCCTGGTGCAGCTGTCGCTCAGCGCGATGCTCGCAGGCCTGGTCGCCGAGGTGCCCGACCATGTCCCGATCGCGCAGCGTGCCGTCGTGAGCGCGTGGGTGGGAGCCACTCAGCCCCTGGCCGTCGTGCTCGGTACGGTCCTGGTGACCGTCGCTGTGAGCGGACCCCACAGCGGTTACCCCCTGGTCGCCGCCGTCGTGGTCCTGTTCGCCGTGCCGTTCGTGTCGTCGGTCAAGGACGCCCGGCTGCCGCGCTCCGCGGTGCCCGCCGTGGGCTTGTCGCGATTCCTGGCCGGGTTCTGGATCAGCCCTCGTCGCCACCGCGACTTCGCCCTTGCGTGGCTGACGCGACTGCTCGTACAGCTCGGCAACGCCACAGGAACGCTGTACCTGCTCTACTTCCTGCGCGACGAGGTGCACTACGAACAGCGGTTTCCCGGACGCGAGGCCGAACAGGGGCTGCTGACTCTCGTCGTCCTCTACACCGTCGGCATCGTGCTCACCGCGTTCATCGGCGGTGTGGTGTCCGACCGGCTCGGCCGGCGCAAGTCGCTGGTCACGGCGTCCGGTGTGGTGATCGCGCTCGGCTCGGCTTTGCTGGCGATCTGGCCGACATGGCCGACCGCGCTGGTGGCCGCGAGCCTGATGGGCCTCGGTTACGGCGTCTACGTCTCGGTGGACCAGGCGCTGATCACCCAGGTGCTGCCCACCGCGGGCGACCGAGGACGGGATCTCGGTGTCATCAACATCGCGAACTCCATCCCGCACGTGCTGGCACCGGCCATCGCCGCCGTACTGGTCACTCACTTCGGAGGCTACCCGGCGCTCTTCGCGTTCACCGCCGCCCTCACGCTGCTCGGCGCTGTCCTGGTGCAATGGATCCGGAGCGTGCCCTGA
- a CDS encoding methyltransferase — protein MSDAQPAQATEIAAAVRQVLGDSLGYLYPAALRVALRNDIADHLTDGPKTAQQLAELTGVHGPFLHRVLRFLATRGMFREDQTSAFHLTPAAHVLRTDTPYSVRSTALLFTDEMYWQSAGRLEDTVRDGSTVFNDIFGAPLFDYIQGEGERERLFSDAMDTMSMTEQSGIVASYDFPETGTVIDLAGGLGGFLRTLLTRNPGLHGVLFERESVLQRHTLDDAAIEGRWKTAVGDFFEAVPPGADFYVLKRIVHDKSDADSLRILRTVRGAMTERSRLLIVDAVRPHVDISPSVTISDVLMLTVFEGRERTEQELEELLAAADLKSLKVISTPGTLSIVEVAPV, from the coding sequence TTGAGCGATGCGCAACCGGCCCAGGCCACGGAGATCGCAGCGGCAGTCAGGCAGGTCCTCGGCGACTCGCTCGGCTACCTCTACCCCGCCGCACTGCGCGTGGCCCTGCGTAACGACATCGCCGACCACCTCACCGACGGTCCCAAGACAGCTCAGCAACTCGCCGAACTCACCGGCGTACACGGCCCCTTCCTCCACCGGGTACTGCGCTTCCTGGCAACCCGCGGCATGTTCAGGGAAGACCAGACCTCGGCCTTCCACCTCACTCCCGCCGCACACGTCCTGCGCACCGACACCCCCTACTCCGTACGCTCCACGGCCCTGCTGTTCACGGATGAGATGTACTGGCAGTCAGCCGGACGCCTCGAGGACACCGTCCGCGACGGCAGCACCGTCTTCAACGACATATTCGGCGCCCCCCTCTTCGACTACATCCAGGGCGAAGGGGAGCGCGAGCGGCTCTTCAGCGATGCGATGGACACCATGTCCATGACGGAGCAGAGCGGCATCGTCGCCAGCTACGACTTCCCTGAGACGGGAACGGTCATCGATCTCGCCGGCGGTCTGGGCGGCTTCCTGCGCACCCTGCTCACCAGGAATCCCGGTCTGCACGGCGTCCTTTTCGAACGTGAATCTGTCCTCCAGCGGCACACGTTGGACGACGCCGCGATCGAGGGGCGCTGGAAGACCGCCGTGGGGGACTTCTTCGAGGCCGTACCGCCCGGTGCGGACTTCTATGTCCTCAAGCGCATCGTCCACGACAAGAGCGACGCCGACAGTCTGCGCATTCTGCGAACCGTACGCGGCGCCATGACCGAGCGGTCGCGCCTCCTGATCGTCGACGCGGTGCGCCCGCACGTGGACATCTCGCCGTCCGTCACCATCTCCGACGTGTTGATGCTGACCGTGTTCGAGGGACGAGAACGCACCGAGCAGGAACTGGAGGAGCTGCTCGCCGCCGCTGACCTCAAGTCGCTCAAGGTCATCTCCACGCCGGGAACACTGTCCATCGTGGAGGTCGCTCCGGTCTGA
- a CDS encoding TIGR03619 family F420-dependent LLM class oxidoreductase, translated as MASTTPTVGLFGMNMNAAADPAVSARIAQQAERLGYDSLWAADHVVLPRPRTEESPLEPDTPLLDPVVALTHLAAHTERIRLGTGCVVLPQRNPVVLAKQLASLDVVSAGRLIFGAAVGYLEPEMSAVGVPMAGRGARADEYLQAINALWYMDKPVFHGSHADFECVDARPRPLQRRVPLAIGGHSAAAHRRAVAHGDEWFGYLVGVRSTAEQVRTLKELSDRAGRQDRPLKISVAPARPLDVATVSRYAELGVDRLVVVPPMDLTVPELEEFVERHAPRKLGAAPA; from the coding sequence ATGGCATCAACCACCCCCACTGTCGGCCTGTTCGGGATGAATATGAACGCCGCGGCGGATCCGGCGGTCTCGGCCCGCATCGCCCAGCAGGCCGAACGGCTCGGCTACGACTCGCTGTGGGCGGCCGACCATGTCGTCCTGCCCCGCCCTCGTACCGAGGAGTCGCCGCTGGAGCCGGACACTCCACTGCTCGATCCCGTGGTGGCCCTGACGCATCTGGCGGCCCACACGGAGCGGATCAGGCTGGGCACCGGCTGCGTCGTCCTTCCGCAGCGCAACCCCGTGGTACTGGCCAAGCAGCTGGCCAGCCTGGACGTGGTCAGCGCGGGCCGCCTGATCTTCGGGGCCGCCGTCGGCTATCTGGAGCCCGAAATGAGCGCGGTGGGCGTCCCTATGGCCGGCCGTGGCGCACGGGCGGATGAGTACCTCCAGGCCATCAACGCGCTGTGGTACATGGACAAGCCCGTCTTTCACGGCTCGCATGCCGACTTCGAGTGCGTCGACGCCCGCCCGCGGCCCCTGCAGCGCCGGGTGCCACTGGCGATCGGCGGACACAGTGCCGCGGCACATCGGCGCGCGGTCGCCCACGGCGACGAGTGGTTCGGCTATCTCGTCGGCGTACGCTCCACCGCGGAACAGGTGCGCACGCTCAAGGAGCTCTCCGACCGCGCCGGACGGCAGGACAGACCGCTCAAGATCTCCGTGGCCCCGGCCCGGCCGCTGGACGTCGCCACGGTGAGCAGGTACGCGGAACTCGGAGTGGATCGGCTCGTCGTCGTACCGCCCATGGACCTGACGGTGCCGGAGCTCGAAGAGTTCGTGGAGCGGCACGCGCCCCGCAAGCTCGGGGCGGCTCCGGCCTGA
- a CDS encoding methyltransferase codes for MSDAQPTQATEIAAAVRQVLGDSLGYLYPAALRVALRNDIADHLTDGPKTAQQLAELTGVHGPFLHRVLRFLATRGIFREDQSSAFHLTPAAHVLRTDTPYSVRSTALLLTDEMYWQSTGRLEDTVREGGTVFNDIFGAPLFDYLDQNEESAGIFHTGIADLSTIEQGGIAGSYDFPETGKIVDIGGGPGGFLRTVLANNPGLQGMLYEQDAVLQQHQLDDEAIEGRWETAEGNFFDVAPTGGDIYVLKRVLHDWSDDDSLRILQAVRKAMSDQSRLLVIDAVVPPGNDPHPAKLYDVAMMTIFDGKERTEPEFKELLGAAGLRLVRVVPTPGTVSIIEAVTA; via the coding sequence TTGAGCGATGCGCAACCGACCCAGGCCACGGAGATCGCAGCGGCAGTCAGGCAGGTCCTCGGCGACTCGCTCGGCTACCTCTACCCCGCCGCACTGCGCGTGGCCCTGCGTAACGACATCGCCGACCACCTCACCGACGGTCCCAAGACGGCCCAGCAACTCGCCGAACTCACCGGCGTACACGGCCCTTTCCTCCACCGGGTACTGCGCTTCCTGGCAACCCGCGGCATCTTCAGGGAAGACCAGTCCTCGGCCTTCCACCTCACTCCCGCCGCACACGTCCTGCGCACCGACACCCCCTACTCCGTACGCTCCACGGCCCTGCTGCTGACCGATGAGATGTACTGGCAGTCGACCGGACGCCTCGAGGACACCGTCCGCGAGGGCGGCACCGTCTTCAACGACATCTTCGGCGCCCCCCTCTTCGACTATCTCGACCAGAACGAGGAGAGCGCAGGGATCTTCCACACCGGCATCGCCGATCTGTCGACCATCGAGCAGGGCGGCATCGCGGGAAGTTACGACTTCCCGGAGACCGGGAAGATCGTCGACATCGGCGGCGGTCCCGGCGGCTTCCTGCGCACGGTGCTCGCTAACAACCCTGGCTTGCAAGGCATGTTGTACGAACAGGACGCGGTGCTCCAGCAGCATCAGCTCGACGACGAGGCGATCGAGGGCCGTTGGGAGACGGCCGAGGGGAACTTCTTCGACGTCGCGCCCACCGGCGGCGACATCTACGTCCTCAAGCGCGTTCTGCACGACTGGAGCGACGACGACAGCCTCCGGATTCTTCAGGCCGTCCGGAAGGCCATGTCCGACCAGTCCCGCCTCCTGGTCATCGACGCCGTGGTGCCGCCCGGCAACGATCCGCACCCGGCCAAGCTGTACGACGTGGCGATGATGACGATCTTCGACGGCAAGGAGCGCACCGAGCCGGAGTTCAAGGAACTCCTCGGTGCCGCCGGCCTCCGGCTGGTGCGGGTCGTCCCCACTCCGGGGACGGTGTCAATCATCGAAGCGGTGACGGCCTGA
- a CDS encoding GH1 family beta-glucosidase: MNDLNALPADFTWGAATAAYQIEGAVAEDGRSPSIWDTFSHTPGAVAGGDTGDVACDHYHRWPEDIGLMKQLGIGAYRFSIAWPRIVPGGDGPVNRAGLAFYDRLVDGLLDAGITPFATLYHWDLPQTLQDQGGWPARETAEHFAVYASAVAERLGDRVKDWATLNEPLCSAWIGHLEGRMAPGLTDLRAAVHASYHLHLGHGLAVQAIRAASSDARVGIVNNLSPIEPATDRAEDHAAAVRADGHTNRWWLDPIHGRGYPQDMLELYGVELPEHAGDVKTIAAPLDWLGLNYYFRQIVTADPTGPVPYAKQIYLPGARHTAMDWEVHADGLEQLLLRLTEEYGAQRIHVTENGSAYPDVVRADGTIDDPERVQYLEEHLAACGRAARQGAPVAGYFAWSLLDNFEWAYGYDKRFGLVHVDYATQRRTIKGSGHRYADIIRAASRRARRAA; the protein is encoded by the coding sequence GTGAACGACCTCAACGCCCTTCCGGCCGACTTCACTTGGGGCGCAGCCACCGCCGCGTACCAGATCGAGGGGGCCGTGGCCGAGGACGGCCGCTCCCCGTCGATCTGGGACACCTTCTCCCACACGCCGGGAGCGGTCGCGGGCGGCGACACCGGCGATGTGGCCTGCGACCACTACCACCGCTGGCCGGAAGACATCGGGCTGATGAAGCAACTCGGCATCGGCGCCTACCGGTTCTCGATCGCCTGGCCGCGGATCGTGCCCGGCGGAGACGGGCCGGTGAACAGGGCGGGCCTCGCCTTCTACGACCGGCTGGTCGACGGTCTCCTCGACGCGGGCATCACGCCGTTCGCGACGCTCTACCACTGGGACCTGCCGCAGACGCTCCAGGACCAGGGCGGCTGGCCGGCCCGCGAGACCGCGGAGCACTTCGCGGTGTACGCCTCCGCCGTCGCCGAACGGCTCGGCGACCGGGTCAAGGACTGGGCGACGCTCAACGAGCCACTCTGCTCGGCGTGGATCGGCCATCTGGAGGGCCGGATGGCGCCGGGCCTGACCGATCTCAGGGCCGCGGTGCACGCCTCGTACCATCTGCACCTCGGCCACGGTCTGGCCGTCCAGGCGATCCGCGCGGCCTCGTCCGACGCGCGCGTCGGCATCGTCAACAACCTCAGCCCGATCGAGCCGGCGACCGATCGCGCGGAGGACCACGCCGCCGCCGTCCGGGCGGACGGCCACACCAACCGCTGGTGGCTCGACCCGATCCACGGCCGCGGCTATCCGCAGGACATGCTCGAACTGTACGGCGTCGAACTTCCGGAGCACGCAGGTGACGTGAAGACCATCGCGGCGCCGCTGGACTGGCTGGGGCTGAACTACTACTTCCGCCAGATCGTCACCGCCGACCCGACCGGCCCCGTGCCGTACGCCAAACAGATCTATCTACCGGGCGCCCGGCACACGGCCATGGACTGGGAGGTCCATGCGGACGGCCTGGAACAACTCCTCCTCCGACTGACCGAGGAATACGGCGCGCAGCGCATCCATGTCACCGAGAACGGCTCGGCCTATCCGGACGTCGTCCGGGCGGACGGGACGATCGACGACCCCGAGCGCGTCCAGTACCTGGAGGAGCACCTGGCGGCCTGTGGACGGGCCGCCCGCCAGGGCGCGCCGGTCGCCGGCTACTTCGCCTGGTCGCTGCTGGACAACTTCGAGTGGGCGTACGGCTACGACAAGCGGTTCGGCCTTGTCCACGTCGACTACGCGACGCAGCGCCGCACCATCAAGGGCAGCGGGCACCGGTACGCGGACATCATCCGCGCCGCGTCGCGAAGGGCGCGCAGGGCGGCGTGA
- a CDS encoding ABC transporter substrate-binding protein, whose protein sequence is MRTIRAAAAVTALAAVTGCGGGTSADGGGSNESPKTLTYWASNQGPDIEADKKILTPELKKFEQQTGIKVKLEVVPWSDLLNRILAATTSGQGPDVLNIGNTWSASLQATGALLPWDRKNFDAIGGRDRFVGSAVASAGAEGKDPAAVPLYSLAYALYYNKKMFAEAGISQPPATWDQLVADGKKLSKNGKWALGAEGGNLANNIHQVFVLGKQHGADFFDSSAKPTFTSDGAVAAVKQYVDFMAKDKIIAPGNAEYAQNQSLQDFARGRTAMVLWQAAASTFAAQGMKPADWGVAPVPVPAGAPGTGRNTNSMVAGINMAVFKNTKNIDGAKKFVKFMTSDAEQKLLNKTYGSIPPVKAAQQDPAFSAPDLKVLRDTLTAGAAPLPQVPTESQFETAVGTAVKQLWADAAAGLPVTTESVRARLAKAQQQMQQ, encoded by the coding sequence ATGCGCACGATCAGAGCCGCAGCAGCCGTCACCGCACTCGCCGCCGTCACAGGCTGCGGCGGGGGCACCTCCGCCGACGGAGGCGGCAGCAACGAATCGCCCAAGACGCTCACGTACTGGGCCTCCAATCAGGGCCCCGACATCGAAGCCGACAAGAAGATCCTCACACCCGAACTCAAGAAGTTCGAGCAGCAGACGGGCATCAAGGTCAAGCTCGAGGTGGTCCCCTGGTCCGATCTCCTCAACCGGATCCTCGCCGCCACCACGTCCGGCCAGGGCCCCGACGTCCTCAACATAGGCAACACCTGGTCGGCCTCCCTCCAGGCGACCGGCGCACTGCTGCCCTGGGACCGGAAGAACTTCGACGCGATCGGCGGACGTGACCGCTTCGTCGGTTCGGCGGTCGCCTCGGCCGGGGCGGAGGGCAAGGACCCCGCGGCCGTACCGCTGTACTCGCTCGCGTACGCGCTCTACTACAACAAGAAGATGTTCGCCGAGGCGGGCATCTCGCAGCCGCCGGCCACCTGGGACCAGCTGGTCGCGGACGGCAAGAAGCTCTCGAAGAACGGGAAATGGGCGCTGGGCGCCGAAGGCGGAAACCTCGCGAACAACATCCACCAGGTCTTTGTCCTCGGAAAGCAGCACGGCGCGGACTTCTTCGACTCCTCGGCCAAGCCCACCTTCACCTCGGACGGCGCAGTCGCCGCGGTGAAGCAGTATGTCGATTTCATGGCCAAGGACAAGATCATCGCTCCCGGCAACGCGGAGTACGCCCAGAACCAGTCCCTCCAGGACTTCGCACGCGGCAGGACGGCCATGGTGCTGTGGCAGGCCGCCGCATCGACGTTCGCCGCGCAGGGCATGAAGCCCGCGGACTGGGGCGTGGCGCCCGTACCGGTCCCCGCCGGCGCTCCCGGCACCGGCCGGAACACCAACTCCATGGTCGCGGGCATCAATATGGCGGTCTTCAAGAACACGAAGAACATCGACGGCGCCAAGAAGTTCGTGAAGTTCATGACGAGCGACGCCGAGCAGAAGCTGCTCAACAAGACGTACGGATCCATTCCGCCGGTCAAGGCCGCGCAGCAGGACCCGGCGTTCTCCGCGCCCGATCTGAAGGTCCTGCGCGACACGCTGACCGCCGGCGCCGCGCCGCTGCCCCAGGTGCCGACCGAGTCGCAGTTCGAGACGGCTGTCGGCACCGCCGTCAAGCAGCTGTGGGCGGATGCCGCGGCCGGACTGCCGGTGACGACCGAGTCCGTCAGGGCACGCCTGGCCAAGGCCCAGCAGCAGATGCAGCAGTGA